Proteins encoded in a region of the Flavobacterium sp. PMTSA4 genome:
- a CDS encoding radical SAM protein: MDIYKLLKFNHKIKSHRIKFFGLWLLSVLNKRYLAIQFDPVLACNLRCKMCYFTDDEYVRTNMKGIFKESDLEELAKVNFKNALKLQIGCGAEPTLFKHNVKLIEIAKKHKVPYISMVTNGNLLENQDIIDLSKAGLNEFIFSMHGVFKETYEDLMDKGIYEKFHAVLGYITEEKKKNPKLRLRINYTFNADNFYELKEFFKVYDKYSIDIIQLRPIDKIGETTYNNFSLKTIENDYKEVISLLKKESSKRGITFLSPRTISRNEEESLKVKTENDSSYLIPYTYCYVSPKYFWKDDFDWKTETFAHWQKRNSWNNVLFKNIFLSKKDLEKPNRNMLNYSVEIN; the protein is encoded by the coding sequence ATGGATATTTATAAACTACTCAAATTCAATCATAAAATTAAAAGTCATCGAATAAAATTCTTTGGCTTATGGTTGTTGAGTGTTTTAAATAAAAGATATCTAGCCATTCAATTTGATCCGGTTTTAGCCTGTAATCTGCGTTGTAAAATGTGCTATTTTACCGATGATGAATATGTTAGAACCAACATGAAAGGCATTTTTAAAGAAAGTGATTTAGAAGAATTAGCCAAAGTAAATTTTAAAAACGCTTTAAAACTTCAAATCGGTTGTGGCGCAGAACCAACACTTTTTAAACACAATGTCAAGTTAATTGAAATTGCCAAAAAACATAAAGTGCCTTACATCAGTATGGTTACCAATGGAAATTTATTAGAAAACCAGGATATTATTGATTTATCGAAAGCAGGTTTAAATGAATTCATTTTTTCAATGCATGGTGTTTTCAAGGAAACTTACGAAGACTTGATGGACAAAGGAATTTATGAAAAATTTCATGCCGTTTTAGGTTACATTACCGAAGAAAAAAAGAAAAACCCAAAGTTACGATTACGAATAAATTATACTTTCAATGCAGATAATTTCTATGAATTGAAAGAGTTTTTTAAGGTTTATGACAAATACTCAATTGATATCATTCAACTTCGTCCGATAGATAAAATAGGCGAAACAACCTATAATAATTTCAGTCTAAAAACAATTGAAAACGATTATAAAGAAGTGATTTCCTTATTGAAAAAAGAATCTTCAAAAAGAGGAATTACTTTTTTATCACCCAGAACTATAAGCCGAAACGAAGAAGAATCATTAAAAGTAAAAACTGAAAACGACAGTTCCTATCTAATTCCATATACTTATTGCTATGTTTCTCCAAAATATTTTTGGAAAGACGATTTTGATTGGAAAACAGAAACTTTTGCTCATTGGCAAAAGAGAAATTCTTGGAATAATGTTCTTTTCAAAAACATTTTCCTTTCTAAAAAAGATTTAGAAAAACCTAACCGAAATATGCTCAACTATTCTGTTGAGATAAATTAA
- the trhO gene encoding oxygen-dependent tRNA uridine(34) hydroxylase TrhO → MQLYNTLSAEERKELIDLAGKQRLTLSFYAYAKIVDPKKFRDDLFLAWNALDALGRIYVAHEGINAQMSVPADNFEEFRETLEVYDFMKGIRLNVAVEQDDHSFLKLTIKVRHKIVADGLNDETFDVTKKGIHLGAKEFNKILEDPNTIVVDFRNHYESEVGHFKNAITPDVETFRESLPIINEQLKDYKETKNLVMYCTGGIRCEKASAYYKHQGFKNVYQLEGGIINYAKQIKEEGLESKFIGKNFVFDNRLGERITDDIVAQCHQCGKPCDNHTNCANDGCHLLFIQCDECQAVMENCCSTECLDITHLPLEEQVRLRSGKQVGNKVFRKGKSEKLKFKHSGELSDVALAVAKKTQDIRQKIKVKKVILGKAEHYFVKAGIGLFIIENNELQVGDKILISGPTTGNQELILEKMFVNGSENSVAKIGDKVTFEVPFRIRLSDKLFKLVS, encoded by the coding sequence ATGCAACTGTATAACACCTTAAGCGCTGAAGAAAGAAAAGAGCTAATTGATTTAGCCGGAAAACAACGACTAACCTTGTCTTTCTATGCGTATGCCAAAATTGTAGATCCAAAAAAATTTCGTGACGATTTATTCTTAGCTTGGAATGCACTCGATGCATTGGGCAGAATTTATGTTGCTCACGAAGGAATAAATGCTCAAATGAGCGTTCCTGCCGATAACTTTGAAGAATTTCGTGAAACACTAGAAGTTTATGATTTCATGAAAGGCATTCGCTTGAATGTTGCTGTTGAACAAGATGATCATTCATTTTTAAAATTAACTATAAAAGTTCGTCACAAAATTGTTGCGGATGGATTAAACGATGAAACTTTTGACGTTACCAAAAAAGGAATTCACTTAGGCGCAAAAGAATTCAATAAAATTCTGGAAGATCCAAATACAATAGTAGTTGATTTTAGAAATCATTACGAAAGCGAAGTTGGTCATTTTAAAAACGCTATAACTCCTGATGTTGAAACATTTAGAGAAAGTTTGCCCATCATCAACGAGCAATTAAAAGATTATAAGGAAACCAAAAATTTGGTAATGTATTGCACAGGTGGAATTCGGTGTGAAAAAGCTTCTGCTTACTACAAACACCAAGGTTTCAAAAATGTTTACCAACTAGAAGGCGGAATTATCAATTACGCTAAACAAATCAAAGAAGAAGGTTTAGAAAGTAAATTTATTGGTAAAAATTTCGTTTTTGATAACCGTTTAGGCGAAAGAATAACAGATGATATTGTAGCTCAATGCCATCAATGTGGAAAACCATGTGATAATCACACCAATTGTGCAAATGATGGTTGTCATTTACTGTTTATTCAATGTGATGAATGTCAAGCCGTAATGGAAAATTGCTGTTCTACTGAATGTTTAGATATTACACATTTACCATTAGAAGAGCAAGTACGTTTAAGAAGCGGTAAACAAGTTGGCAATAAAGTTTTTAGAAAAGGGAAATCTGAAAAACTGAAGTTTAAACATTCCGGTGAATTGTCTGATGTGGCTTTGGCTGTTGCCAAAAAAACACAAGATATTCGTCAAAAGATAAAAGTAAAAAAAGTTATTCTTGGCAAAGCTGAACATTACTTTGTAAAAGCTGGAATTGGATTATTCATCATTGAAAATAATGAATTGCAAGTTGGAGATAAAATTTTAATTTCTGGTCCAACAACTGGAAATCAAGAATTGATTTTAGAAAAAATGTTTGTCAACGGTAGCGAAAATTCAGTGGCAAAGATTGGTGATAAAGTCACTTTTGAAGTTCCTTTTAGAATTCGATTGTCGGATAAATTGTTTAAATTGGTAAGCTAA
- a CDS encoding BrxA/BrxB family bacilliredoxin: protein MYPEEMVKPMRAELSEAGFQDLYTAEEVKNAIKADGTTLVVVNSVCGCAARNARPGAKMSLEGSKKPDHLVTVFAGVDREAVDAAREEMFPFPPSSPSMALFKNGELVHMLERHHIEGRPAEMIAENLKDAYAEFC, encoded by the coding sequence ATGTATCCAGAAGAAATGGTAAAACCAATGCGCGCTGAACTTTCAGAAGCAGGTTTTCAAGATTTATATACAGCAGAAGAAGTTAAAAACGCAATAAAAGCTGATGGAACAACTTTAGTTGTAGTAAATTCAGTTTGTGGATGTGCGGCAAGAAATGCTCGTCCAGGTGCAAAAATGAGTTTAGAAGGTTCAAAAAAACCAGACCATTTAGTAACTGTTTTTGCTGGTGTCGACCGTGAAGCTGTTGATGCTGCAAGAGAAGAAATGTTTCCTTTTCCACCATCATCACCAAGTATGGCATTGTTTAAAAATGGTGAATTAGTTCATATGTTAGAACGTCATCACATTGAAGGTAGACCAGCCGAAATGATTGCTGAAAACTTAAAAGATGCTTACGCAGAATTTTGTTAA
- a CDS encoding lycopene cyclase family protein, translating to MKHYHYIFTGSGLSALMTVYEMIKSRKFEDKSILLIDENLKKTNDRTWCFWEDTNLFDEIVSKKWNSALFANESFQKVLNIEPFQYKKIKGLDFYNLVFELIFKQNNIHFSNQKVIDFEELGNHCVVKTDSESYTCNKVFNSILDINRVKLQSKYPLLQQHFIGWFIKSKEAVFNPNCATFMDFSVEQKGNTRFMYVLPTSETEALIEYTLFSKDLLSTSEYESEIENYIQKLGISEFEIIEKEQGNIPMTCYEFWKHNTKNIINIGSAGGWTKPSTGFTFKNVTKKSKELVQFLQSENDFKKFHKKDKFWFYDLLFIDVLYQNNALGSKVFSSIFRNGNPITIFKFLDNESSFLEDLQIIWKCPKLPFLKAVFNRIIKF from the coding sequence ATGAAACACTATCATTACATATTTACAGGTTCAGGTTTATCTGCTTTGATGACTGTTTATGAAATGATAAAAAGCAGAAAATTTGAAGATAAATCAATACTGTTGATTGATGAAAATCTCAAAAAAACCAATGACCGAACTTGGTGTTTTTGGGAGGACACGAATCTTTTTGATGAAATTGTTTCCAAAAAATGGAATTCAGCTTTATTTGCAAATGAGAGTTTTCAAAAAGTTCTGAATATTGAACCTTTTCAATACAAAAAGATTAAAGGTTTGGATTTTTATAATTTGGTTTTTGAATTAATATTTAAGCAAAATAATATCCATTTTAGCAATCAAAAAGTAATCGATTTTGAAGAATTAGGCAATCATTGTGTGGTAAAAACGGATTCCGAAAGTTATACTTGTAACAAGGTTTTCAATTCAATTTTAGATATAAATCGAGTAAAATTACAATCAAAATATCCTTTGCTTCAACAGCATTTTATTGGTTGGTTTATTAAAAGTAAAGAAGCTGTTTTCAATCCAAATTGTGCCACGTTTATGGATTTTTCTGTGGAACAAAAAGGAAACACTCGATTTATGTATGTTTTACCAACATCCGAAACAGAAGCTTTAATTGAATATACTTTATTTTCAAAAGATTTGCTTTCAACATCTGAATACGAATCAGAAATTGAAAATTACATTCAAAAACTTGGAATTTCTGAGTTTGAAATCATCGAAAAAGAACAAGGAAACATACCGATGACATGTTATGAATTTTGGAAACACAATACTAAAAATATTATCAATATTGGTTCAGCTGGCGGATGGACCAAACCAAGTACAGGTTTTACTTTTAAAAATGTAACTAAAAAATCTAAAGAATTAGTTCAATTTTTACAATCTGAAAATGACTTTAAAAAATTTCATAAAAAAGATAAATTTTGGTTTTATGATTTGCTTTTCATTGATGTTTTGTATCAAAATAATGCATTAGGTTCCAAAGTGTTTTCATCTATTTTCAGAAATGGAAATCCAATCACAATTTTTAAATTTTTGGATAACGAATCCTCTTTTTTAGAAGATTTACAAATTATTTGGAAGTGTCCAAAATTACCGTTTTTAAAAGCCGTTTTTAATAGAATTATAAAATTCTAG
- a CDS encoding transporter, whose amino-acid sequence MKAKIILLFSFISFSCFAQEMEPIQTDRPDQTESPSLTPKGMFQVETGFSFQKNDNISKSNLLPSTLWKYGVNENFELRLITEFAVEKNNIEKTTGLNPILIGCKIKIAEEKGFFPKTSFIGHISLPNAASTPFKTDYFAPEFRFVMQHTLSKKFSFSYNLGAEWDGFTPEPTFIYTVATGYSITEKLGSYIELFGFAPQNNEANHNFDGGLTYLISNNFMVDLSAGIGITKNAPDNYIAAGFSFRI is encoded by the coding sequence ATGAAAGCTAAAATTATACTTCTTTTCTCTTTTATTTCATTCTCATGTTTTGCGCAAGAAATGGAACCAATTCAAACTGACAGACCAGACCAAACAGAATCGCCATCATTAACTCCAAAAGGAATGTTTCAGGTAGAAACTGGTTTTTCGTTTCAAAAAAATGATAATATAAGTAAAAGTAATCTTCTTCCATCAACGCTTTGGAAATATGGCGTCAATGAAAATTTTGAGTTAAGATTAATCACTGAATTTGCTGTAGAAAAAAACAATATTGAAAAAACAACAGGATTAAATCCAATACTAATTGGTTGTAAAATAAAAATTGCAGAAGAGAAAGGTTTCTTTCCAAAAACTTCATTCATTGGACATATTTCATTACCAAATGCAGCTTCAACGCCTTTTAAAACTGACTATTTTGCACCTGAATTTCGTTTTGTTATGCAACATACTTTAAGTAAAAAATTCTCTTTTAGTTATAATCTTGGTGCTGAATGGGATGGTTTTACACCTGAACCAACTTTTATTTACACTGTTGCAACTGGTTATTCAATTACCGAAAAATTAGGTTCATATATAGAATTATTTGGATTTGCTCCTCAAAACAATGAAGCAAATCATAATTTTGATGGTGGTTTAACCTATTTGATAAGCAATAATTTTATGGTAGATTTATCAGCTGGGATTGGAATTACAAAAAACGCTCCTGATAATTACATCGCGGCTGGTTTTTCGTTCCGAATTTAA